One Sphaerisporangium krabiense DNA segment encodes these proteins:
- a CDS encoding response regulator transcription factor: protein MTIHVVIADDQASERQALRVTLDGWPDVKVIGEGGMAV, encoded by the coding sequence ATGACCATTCACGTGGTGATCGCTGACGACCAAGCCTCCGAACGGCAGGCATTGCGCGTGACGCTGGACGGGTGGCCAGACGTCAAGGTGATCGGTGAGGGAGGGATGGCGGTGTGA
- a CDS encoding response regulator — protein MSIRVVIADDQPAVREALRVTLGGEADIEVVGEAGDGGEAVHQVMWRRPDVVVMDLRMPYVDGISAIRQLAAMDTPPRMLALTTFDTDEYLFGALQSGASGFLLKDSDPELLLEAVRALHRGHGLVDPQVTTRLIDRFARLSPASAGDARQRLTTRELEVLRHLARGLSNAQIAEVLTIEEGTVKTHVANLLRKLSLPTRVRAVIYAYEHGLAPHHSDP, from the coding sequence GTGAGCATTCGGGTGGTGATCGCTGATGATCAGCCCGCCGTGCGGGAGGCGTTGCGGGTGACGTTGGGGGGTGAAGCCGATATCGAGGTGGTCGGGGAGGCGGGGGATGGCGGGGAGGCCGTGCATCAGGTGATGTGGCGGCGGCCGGATGTGGTGGTGATGGATCTGCGCATGCCGTATGTCGACGGGATCTCCGCGATTCGGCAGCTCGCGGCCATGGATACTCCGCCAAGGATGCTCGCGTTGACGACGTTCGACACCGATGAGTATCTCTTCGGGGCTCTCCAGTCGGGGGCTTCAGGGTTTCTGCTCAAGGACAGCGACCCGGAACTGCTGCTGGAGGCGGTGCGGGCGCTGCACCGGGGACACGGGCTGGTGGATCCCCAGGTCACCACCCGGTTGATCGACCGCTTCGCCAGACTGTCGCCCGCGTCCGCCGGCGACGCGCGCCAGCGGCTCACCACGCGTGAGCTTGAGGTGCTCCGGCACCTGGCGCGCGGGCTGAGCAACGCGCAGATAGCCGAGGTCCTGACCATCGAGGAAGGCACGGTCAAGACCCACGTCGCGAACCTCCTCCGCAAACTCAGCCTGCCCACCCGCGTACGCGCCGTCATCTACGCCTACGAACACGGCCTGGCCCCCCACCATTCAGACCCCTGA
- a CDS encoding RidA family protein yields MGVRHINPPGMHRSPAFSQAVVVEQPAKTIYIGGQNGVGPDGKVVGPTVGEQARQVFRNLATILDSEGGTLANIVHWRIAVVQGHTFDEGVAAFQEVWNRADPPPAITVHVVAGLGPGFLVEVDAVAVV; encoded by the coding sequence ATGGGTGTCCGGCACATCAACCCTCCCGGGATGCACCGCAGCCCGGCCTTCAGTCAGGCCGTCGTGGTCGAACAACCGGCCAAGACCATCTACATCGGCGGACAGAACGGCGTCGGCCCCGACGGCAAGGTCGTCGGCCCCACGGTCGGGGAGCAGGCCCGGCAGGTGTTCCGCAACCTCGCGACCATCCTGGACAGCGAGGGCGGGACCCTGGCCAACATCGTCCACTGGCGCATCGCCGTCGTGCAGGGCCACACCTTCGACGAGGGCGTAGCCGCCTTCCAGGAGGTATGGAACCGAGCCGACCCGCCCCCGGCCATCACGGTCCACGTGGTAGCCGGCCTGGGCCCAGGCTTCCTCGTCGAAGTCGACGCCGTCGCCGTCGTATGA
- a CDS encoding CGNR zinc finger domain-containing protein, with protein MRAKATGRTLHDPKGGSFWFDAGAACLDFAHSGGEGPYAVFETLHEPADLSEWLAQPPIAAVMTVPVTARELSAAKVLRQAIWVAAHARAAHRPLPAEAIAAINRAASAAPLAPQLADDGATARWAPPVRATHALSTLAREMIELLSGPLSGRIRECASDNCPLVFVDTSRPGARRWCAMERCGNRHKLRALRARRATDP; from the coding sequence ATGCGCGCGAAAGCAACCGGACGGACGCTGCACGATCCCAAGGGAGGGTCGTTCTGGTTCGATGCCGGCGCTGCCTGTCTGGACTTCGCCCACAGTGGCGGCGAGGGGCCCTACGCGGTGTTCGAGACCCTCCATGAGCCTGCCGACCTGAGCGAATGGCTGGCTCAGCCGCCGATCGCCGCGGTCATGACCGTCCCTGTGACGGCTCGCGAGCTGTCCGCGGCCAAGGTCCTCCGGCAGGCCATCTGGGTCGCGGCGCACGCCCGGGCGGCACATCGCCCCCTCCCCGCCGAAGCGATCGCCGCCATCAACCGGGCCGCGTCCGCGGCGCCATTGGCACCCCAGCTCGCCGACGACGGCGCCACCGCAAGATGGGCGCCGCCGGTGCGGGCCACGCACGCGCTGTCGACGCTGGCGCGCGAGATGATCGAACTCCTGTCCGGACCGCTCTCCGGCCGCATCCGTGAATGCGCGAGCGACAACTGCCCCTTGGTCTTCGTCGACACGTCCCGCCCCGGCGCCCGCCGCTGGTGCGCGATGGAACGCTGCGGCAACCGCCACAAACTCCGAGCCCTCCGCGCTCGCCGCGCCACCGACCCCTGA
- a CDS encoding phosphotransferase family protein, which produces MADVEEVEVVVAHRERATLRIGDVFLKVDADQTRTDVEVEAMALAPIPTPEVLWRNPPVLALAALPGTALGRLGEPSTASPTAWAAAGAAARMLHDAPLPPWPGRSLDEVASRLDDECEWLVTNGVLPTDLVTRNRRVAEAALRPWTPVFTHGDLQITHVFIDGDKITGVIDWSEASQGDALYDLAILTLGHEEHLGDVVAGYGADVDLDVIRAWWSLRSLLVVRWLVEHGFDPFAPGCEIDVLRSRL; this is translated from the coding sequence ATGGCCGACGTGGAGGAGGTCGAGGTCGTCGTCGCCCATCGGGAGCGTGCGACCCTGCGCATCGGTGACGTGTTCCTGAAGGTCGACGCGGATCAGACGCGCACCGATGTCGAGGTCGAGGCGATGGCCTTGGCGCCGATCCCGACTCCGGAGGTTCTGTGGCGGAATCCGCCCGTGCTCGCGCTGGCCGCCCTCCCAGGGACGGCACTCGGCCGCCTCGGCGAGCCGTCGACCGCGTCGCCGACGGCGTGGGCCGCGGCGGGTGCCGCCGCACGGATGCTGCACGATGCGCCACTGCCGCCATGGCCCGGTCGAAGCCTCGACGAGGTCGCGTCGCGCCTCGACGACGAATGCGAGTGGCTCGTCACGAACGGCGTCCTTCCCACCGACCTGGTCACACGCAACCGCCGGGTCGCCGAGGCCGCGCTCCGGCCGTGGACGCCGGTATTCACCCACGGCGACCTGCAGATCACCCATGTGTTCATCGACGGGGACAAGATCACCGGTGTTATCGACTGGTCCGAGGCGAGCCAGGGCGATGCCCTGTACGACCTCGCCATCCTGACGCTCGGACACGAGGAGCACCTTGGCGACGTCGTGGCCGGCTACGGCGCCGACGTCGATCTCGACGTGATCCGCGCGTGGTGGTCGCTCCGAAGCCTGCTGGTGGTTCGCTGGCTCGTCGAGCACGGCTTCGACCCGTTCGCGCCGGGCTGTGAGATCGACGTGCTGAGATCCCGGCTGTGA
- a CDS encoding DUF397 domain-containing protein: MEVNRVVWRKSSYSSGNGGACVEVASLPKAVAIRDSKYLDGPALSVGIEAWSAFLANLKSRNLARP, from the coding sequence ATGGAAGTGAACAGAGTGGTGTGGCGTAAGTCTTCCTACAGCAGTGGCAATGGTGGAGCCTGTGTAGAAGTGGCCTCGTTACCCAAGGCCGTCGCGATACGCGACAGCAAGTACCTTGACGGCCCCGCGCTGAGCGTCGGCATCGAAGCCTGGTCCGCTTTCCTCGCGAACCTCAAGTCAAGGAACCTCGCCCGTCCCTGA